The genomic segment TCTGCAAATTGCTGCAAAAAGCCGGAGAACCCTTGCAGGAAGCGTTCTACAAAAGCCTGCCATCGGGTTGGGACGGTTTCATCAAAGAACAGGCCAAGGGCGGAATTGACATCGGTCCTCAGAAAGAGGAAAAAGCCCTGGCAGAGATCTTGAATATGCTGGAGGGCATCGGGGCCAGGCTGGAGAAGCTGGAGCAGAGCACCGTTAAAGCCAAAAAACAAACCCTGAAATTCCGCGATACCATGAAGGCCGGGTTCATCAAGCTGGAGAAGGTGATCTCGGACCAGACCAAGGGGATGGAGCGGGGGCCGCTGCAGAAGGAATATCCAAAAGACGCCGAGATCATCGAACTGCCGGAACCGGATAAGTCGGTCATAAAGAAATCAGATATTTTTGACTGTATCGGCGACCGCAAAAGCCGCCGCCAGTTCAGCGACGAGCCATTAAGACTGGAAGAACTATCTTATCTTTTGTGGGCCACCCAGGGGATAAAAAAAATGCGGGGCAGCAGCGTCGCTTTGCGCATCGTGCCCTCGGGTGGATGTATGCATCCCTTTGAGACCTATCTGGCCGTCAACAATGTTACCGGGCTGAAGAAGGGCCTTTACCGCTACCAGCC from the candidate division TA06 bacterium genome contains:
- a CDS encoding SagB/ThcOx family dehydrogenase encodes the protein MLEGIGARLEKLEQSTVKAKKQTLKFRDTMKAGFIKLEKVISDQTKGMERGPLQKEYPKDAEIIELPEPDKSVIKKSDIFDCIGDRKSRRQFSDEPLRLEELSYLLWATQGIKKMRGSSVALRIVPSGGCMHPFETYLAVNNVTGLKKGLYRYQPVDHKLVKLFTISSMPKKLAKAALGQDFAGHCAVTFIWSAVPYKTEWRYSLEAKKIILQDSGHLCQNLYLACESINCGTCAIGAYHQKLFDKLCQLDGKDEFVVYVAPVGRVAVENV